From the genome of Lotus japonicus ecotype B-129 chromosome 6, LjGifu_v1.2, one region includes:
- the LOC130722994 gene encoding uncharacterized protein LOC130722994, translating into MGRSGRSDMMMNALRSGVVVLGALGFGYLSLQIGFKPYLEKAQLENAIQQSETESSPSSQEPLSFPERDS; encoded by the coding sequence ATGGGTCGAAGTGGAAGATCAGATATGATGATGAACGCGTTGAGGTCAGGGGTCGTGGTGCTGGGGGCTTTGGGTTTCGGGTACTTGAGCTTGCAGATTGGTTTCAAGCCTTATCTCGAGAAAGCTCAGCTTGAAAATGCAATCCAACAATCTGAAACTGaatcttcaccttcttctcaGGAACCTCTCTCTTTCCCAGAACGAGATTCATGA